In one Fusarium keratoplasticum isolate Fu6.1 chromosome 5, whole genome shotgun sequence genomic region, the following are encoded:
- a CDS encoding BRCT domain-containing protein encodes MPPKQPFPKAAEPLHGASFDPWNSSSTGHQRPENNPGTGWRESRNRKLNSQFRGGSAGGERMNDTWGAGAEDYDEKRKAIIPKAARERSQRSVRDMLVQPGKMKESLAGEEEVEGGLTGEEALMEKRKQEDEAKKEYRRIFDGVVVYVNGSTFPLISDHKLKHLLTEHGGQMSLHLGRRRVTHVIVGRPAGGLAGAGGGLAGGKLEKEIRKVGGCGVKFVSAEWVLESLKAGKRLPEARFSNMKVAAKAQGSVYGMFAKQPTGQLSKE; translated from the exons ATGCCGCCAAAGCAACCCTTTCCCAAGGCCGCAGAGCCTCTCCACGGCGCCTCGTTCGACCCGTGGAACTCATCTTCAACTGGTCACCAGCGCCCGGAGAACAACCCGGGTACAGGCTGGCGCGAGTCTCGAAACCGCAAGCTCAACAGCCAGTTCCGCGGCGGCTCAGCTGGAGGGGAGCGGATGAACGACACGTGGGGTGCCGGCGCCGAGGACTACGatgagaagcgcaaggccatTATCCCCAAAGCTGCGAGGGAGAGGTCTCAGCGGAGTGTGAGAGACATGCTTGTCCAGCCAGgaaagatgaaggagagtctggctggggaggaagaggtcgaggGGGGTCTCACGGGTGAGGAGGcgttgatggagaagaggaagcaagaagatgaagcaaaGAAGGAATACAGACGCATATTTGACGGTGTGGTCGTCTACGTCAACGGGAGCACGTTTCCTCTCATCTCGGACCACAAGCTGAAGCATCTCCTCACCGAACACGGCGGTCAAATGTCACTACACCTCGGCAGACGACGAGTAACCCACGTCATAGTAGGGAGACCGGCCGGAGGACTCGCTGGTGCTGGAGGAGGGCTCGCGGGAGGTAAACTGGAAAAGGAGATCCGCAAGGTCGGCGGCTGCGGAGTCAAGTTTGTCAGCGCTGAGTG GGTCCTCGAGAGCCTCAAAGCAGGAAAACGATTACCCGAGGCGCGCTTCTCAAACATGAAGGTTGCGGCCAAGGCTCAGGGGAGTGTCTACGGGATGTTTGCGAAACAACCAACCGGACAGTTGTCCAAGGAATGA